The DNA sequence ACGATGGCTGGGGGGTGATCCTGGAGGAGGGCTATGCCCCCATCCATAAATTGGAGAATTtagcattttttgttgttgttgtgtttaatccctttttttctccccaattgcgATCCAATCTCATCGCTGCAAcaccccaacgggctcgggagaggcgaaggttgagtcattcgtcctccaaaacatgacccaccaatccgcgcttcttaacacccgcccacttaacctggaagccagctgcaccaatgtgagGAGGAAACacgttcaactgatgaccgaagtcagcctgcaggcgcccggccaaCCACAAGAGCGTGATGAGCcgagtaaagcccccccggcaaAAACCTTCTCTAACCCGGAGGGcattgggccaattgtgtgccgccctatgggacttctggtcacggccggttgtgacacagtctgggatcaaacctgggtctttagtaacgcctcaagcactgtaatgcagtgccttagactgctgcgccactcgggaggcccaatgTAGCATTATTTCAAACtcctgaaacagctttttcctgtgatctagagccataatcagtTTGCTTAATTATATGTAAAGCAATAATGATAATAATTCTGCATGTCTAAGCAAAcgtcttgagctgtctgtatcctcctgacaaAACTACATATGCTTCTCTGAATCTCTGCTCAAGGGTAAAATATtgttatagttttaaccatgttttgagccTAGTGCTTGTTTACAATTACATCATTTGTAAACAATAGAGTAAAAAATgcgtatattttgggttctgaagggttacgacagttgaactaaggtcatgagggatttataaataatatattttttaaatcaattggTATACAAATGGTATATTCACGGTCTCTCTCTTCAAGCAGATTTCAGTAAAAACTGtgactgggccactcagggacattcactgtcttcttggtatgcaactccgatatagatttggccttgtgttttagattattgtcctgctgaaaggtgaagccATCTCCCACTGGCCCCTACTACcattacatattttgtcttgcctattcacacCCGGAATGGtagacatacacaatccatgtctcaattgtcttctCCCCTCCATAATACATTGATGGAAGTAAGATTTAACAAATGACAACAATAGGggatctatgtcatggaaagagcaggtgtttgtgatgttttgtacactcagtgtagattgAAAACCTAGACCTACAGCCATAGGGCCTGTATATATGCCCACTCCTTATACAAAGTCCACATTCAACCAATTCATTTCATCCTTTTTTTTAATCAGCAATAACCCAGTAACCTCTCCTCATGTGAAGTCAACATCTTTCCCCTGCAAAACCAATTTGTGCTGGAGAATGAAGTAGCTAATAAAGTATTAGTGACTGTGATTACATTAAGTCTTTACGCAAAGGCTTTCATTCGATGTCATGTGATTCAAGCAAGGAGTTCTTGGTTCAATTGAATACTTACTGGTTCAGTCGTGTTTAAGGCTAAATATATTTGATGAGCTTGGTAGAGCTTGGAAGAGCACAACCCTTGCATTTGAACAAATAATCCAAGTCTGCATCTTGGCGACACACTTGAGAAACCCGAAGAAAATGCACCAAGACAAGAGAATCATAACAACGCCCATGGCGCTGTGGAGAACATGTGAGCAAATACAATCTATCTAAGTTATAGTATCAACATATATAGATtctccttttttctactgtattattgacttgttaattgtttactccatgtgtaactctgtgttgtctgttcacactgctatgctttatcttggccaggtcgcagttgcatatgagaacttgttctcaactagcctacctagttaaataaaggtgaaataaaaataaaaaatatttaaaaaataccgttgtgtgcttcaacaaaataataTGTCTTTGCTCATCAAAGTGTGCATCTCTGCATTAACAGCAAATCAACTAAGAGCTGCTAATAGTTTATAAAACTGCAACCAAATACTCTCCCCAAACCATTTGTCTGTTGACATTGTATTCATTTAAtgtcctttagtattggtttctttgcagcaattcaaccatgaaggtctgattcatgcAGTCGCCTCTgaccagttgatgttgagatgtgtctgttacttgaactctgtgaagaatttatttgggctgcaatttctgaggctggtaactctaatgaacgtatcctctgcagcagaggtaactctgggtcttcctttcctgtggcggtcctcatgagagccagtttcatcatagcgcttgatgatttttgagactgcacttgaagctttcaaagttcttgacattttctgcattgactggccttcatgtcttaaagtaatgatggactgtcatttgtctttgcttatttgagttatTCTTGTCATAATATtcttactttgaagaatatcaaatataaaatatattttgatttttttaacacttttttgtttactacatgatttcatgtgttatttaatggttgatgtcttcactattattccaaaatgtagaaaatagtcaaaataaaggtaTTGCTATTTGTCAATCCTGATGCATATCTTTGGTTTGGAGGTGTTACATTTGTTAAAACGCTTTACAACAGCTATATTAAATTACACCCAACCAAACAAGTGGGTGCAGTGATGACAGAATCTTAGACTACAATATTTCTAACAATTGTTGCTCCATAATGTTGTACCGCCATCTAGTGCTCAATAAGCGGCACGGTTTACAATAACGCAATGAAACAAACTATTTTCTAAACGTacccataaaaaaatatattctacAACAGAGGTATAGATATGTAGATAACACTAGCAATACGATGATGGTAATGTACACATTCACTGCTGGTATTTCAGGAGCAAGCAAACTATTGACATCTTGGTGAGGCAGATAGTTGAGTGCATTTTAACAGTGATTCCCGGTAGACCTATCTAGGGGGCGGATTACTATGCACTCTCGAGACAATCTGGAGAAGTATTTATGGACATGGTGTGGCGGGGATGTCTACGGGCAGTCGTTTATCCTCGAACTCAGCAGCTCGATTAGGTCACAGACAGGGTACAGAGCCGTCCTCATCAATTCTGATTGACTTTTCCATTGCAAAAGTCTCTTCAACTAAGAGACCTGACAAGTAATCAATCCGTCATTCAATCAGCGTTATTTATCTGGGGTTTACCGTAAGGGCAGACTGGAGTGGGATGCTCGTCAGGTTCCCGGTTGCAGTGACATAATGGTTTCTGGAGACCATGCATAGGAATAAGGAATAAGACAGCTGTGTGTGCCACGGtcacacaaaagttccaaaatccATTCGTTTTTATTAGCACTGAATCAAACTATTTAATTTCAATACCAAACAAGAGCTCTTATTCCCATAGATCATTTTTTTTGTCTCAAATGTAAGCCTATGCCTGCCCTCTTCAGCCTAGGCTATATCCAAGTTATTTTGTGCCTTATCAAATGAACAGTTCATTCTCCTTGGGAAACATTTAGAAAAATACCTTTAATCAGAAGCAGTGTTTCATTGAATCGTCTCTGGTGAGCAGGCCAGGGAAAGGCATCAGACATGACTCAGAAGCACTTGTGATGGATCACGTTGGACCCAATCTCCTGGTACTCCAAGGCACTGATGCACATGTCtccaaagatggagagagaggacagaagggagccCCCCAACCAGGCAGTGTCCATCACAGGGACTTGCCCCACGCGGCATCCTGGCGGTGCCAGAGCCGAGGCCTCCTCCCTCAGTCTGTGGCCCATCCCGGGAAGGAGGCTGGAGCCCCCGGCAAGGACGGCGTTGTCTAGGAGCAGCTGCCACAGGTCTGCATCGCTCTCCAACACAGAGCTCACCAGGAGACTGGGAATGCCTTGTGTTACCATGCGGACAgtctgaggagagaagaggatttCGGGTGCCCTGAACCTCTCACTGCCAACCCTCAGCATCTGTCCGTCGGGGAGCTGGTAGTCCGCATCGGTGCTGCCGATGATGGTTGTGGCTGTCTCTGAGGAGGGATCAGTGGATACATAACACATCTGCTCCTTGATGATGGTTACGGTGTCATGTTCCTGTGTGGCGCTGGAAAACTGAGCTCCGGACTCCTTCAGCAGCAGAGCCAGGTGGGCCGTGACAtcctgccctcccaggcccagctGACGCACAGCGTGGGGGAGGCAATGGCCCTCGAAAACTGGGACGGTGTGGGTGACGTCGTAGCCACAGTCCACCACACAGCCGGTCACCCTGCCTGAAGACAGCAGGGCCAGGAGCGACTGAGGGGCCATGTACAATGCAGGGACACCCAGACCCTCGAACATCATCCTGCAGGTCTTTTCCCTGTCCGACTGGGTGGTCAAGGGGAACTCAGTCAGTAAAACCGGGCTCTCACATGAGGGGGTCTTCACGTGCCTGTTGAAAACATAGCTCCATATGGCCTCCATATCAGCCCATGACACCACCCTCCCACGCTTCATGGGACGAATCACAGACAAGTCGTCTCTCCTCCCCCATGCCTCATCTCCAAAGCAGAGCTCTCCTTCACTAGAGTTGCTCTCAGATCTGCCAGTGACATTTTTACAGATCAGACTAGGTTCTGTACTGCCTGA is a window from the Oncorhynchus tshawytscha isolate Ot180627B linkage group LG14, Otsh_v2.0, whole genome shotgun sequence genome containing:
- the LOC112266096 gene encoding actin-like; protein product: MKRGRVVSWADMEAIWSYVFNRHVKTPSCESPVLLTEFPLTTQSDREKTCRMMFEGLGVPALYMAPQSLLALLSSGRVTGCVVDCGYDVTHTVPVFEGHCLPHAVRQLGLGGQDVTAHLALLLKESGAQFSSATQEHDTVTIIKEQMCYVSTDPSSETATTIIGSTDADYQLPDGQMLRVGSERFRAPEILFSPQTVRMVTQGIPSLLVSSVLESDADLWQLLLDNAVLAGGSSLLPGMGHRLREEASALAPPGCRVGQVPVMDTAWLGGSLLSSLSIFGDMCISALEYQEIGSNVIHHKCF